Proteins found in one Flexistipes sp. genomic segment:
- the mqnE gene encoding aminofutalosine synthase MqnE, whose protein sequence is MSTLFDKELFDLADEAMLIKRRLWGDDVFFVDNLHVNYTDICVSHCRFCAFAKDEGDDDSYEMDIPGIIDYIGSKGESVSEIHIVGGLHPSKTFDFYVNMLTEIKRNFPEKTIKAFSAVEIDYFAKLASISVEKVLLKLKNAGLEMMPGGGAEIFNPAVRKQICPEKISGDRWLEIMETAHNNGIKTNATMLFGHLESKGDRIEHLEKIRDLQEKTGGFVAFIPLEFHPENTFLSHKQPPTGIDDLKTIAVSRIVLENVPHIKAYWVMLGVKLAQVALYFGADDLDGTVIKENITYAAGKKSERTLSLNELTSMIKSAGFNPVERDSFYNAVKRY, encoded by the coding sequence ATGAGTACACTTTTTGATAAAGAACTGTTTGATCTTGCTGATGAGGCAATGCTAATAAAACGCCGGCTCTGGGGCGATGATGTTTTTTTTGTGGATAATCTCCATGTGAATTATACGGATATATGTGTAAGCCACTGCAGGTTTTGTGCTTTTGCCAAAGATGAAGGGGACGATGATTCATATGAAATGGATATTCCCGGGATAATAGATTACATCGGCAGTAAAGGCGAATCCGTCAGTGAAATTCATATTGTGGGCGGATTGCATCCTTCAAAAACCTTCGATTTTTATGTTAATATGCTGACAGAGATTAAAAGAAATTTCCCTGAAAAGACCATAAAGGCTTTCAGCGCTGTTGAAATTGACTATTTTGCCAAACTGGCCTCAATAAGTGTTGAAAAAGTTCTCTTAAAATTGAAAAATGCCGGACTGGAGATGATGCCGGGCGGCGGGGCTGAAATTTTTAATCCAGCTGTCAGAAAACAGATTTGCCCTGAAAAAATAAGTGGAGACAGATGGCTTGAAATTATGGAAACAGCACATAATAACGGAATAAAAACAAATGCCACAATGCTTTTTGGTCATCTGGAGAGTAAAGGGGACAGAATTGAGCATCTGGAAAAAATCAGGGATTTGCAGGAAAAGACAGGAGGATTTGTTGCTTTTATCCCTCTTGAGTTTCACCCTGAAAACACGTTTCTTTCCCATAAACAACCACCCACGGGTATTGATGATTTAAAAACCATTGCAGTTTCAAGGATTGTGCTTGAGAACGTTCCTCATATTAAAGCCTACTGGGTTATGCTTGGGGTGAAGCTTGCACAGGTAGCACTTTATTTCGGAGCGGATGATCTGGACGGAACCGTAATTAAAGAGAATATAACCTATGCTGCAGGCAAAAAAAGTGAAAGGACATTATCGTTGAATGAGCTTACTTCGATGATTAAAAGTGCAGGTTTCAATCCTGTGGAAAGGGATTCGTTTTACAATGCAGTCAAAAGATATTAA
- a CDS encoding dimethylsulfonioproprionate lyase family protein gives MQAQGTLLFLHALKRWYKIKSSGGSEEIKRHMVEVDNLLAKELPLDTVNVAINPSVKPVCKYFEIAVDNGMKHKTNYVVTHLQKFTSILHWQYGYGKLPEEMKENYAYSEILGPRGLIKSSDIAVGVVLLAPGALYHYHEHPALTESYLNLSGYFSQNDQAVYPPESIVLNKPGKPHKITNDSSQPLLLAYIWTGSKKAISESKMVFD, from the coding sequence ATGCAGGCTCAAGGGACACTTTTATTTCTCCACGCCCTTAAAAGATGGTACAAAATCAAATCATCCGGCGGCAGTGAAGAAATAAAAAGACATATGGTGGAAGTGGACAATTTACTGGCAAAAGAGCTCCCTTTGGATACCGTTAATGTGGCGATAAATCCATCAGTTAAACCGGTATGCAAATATTTTGAGATTGCAGTCGATAATGGTATGAAGCATAAAACAAACTATGTTGTTACTCATTTGCAAAAATTTACTTCCATTTTACACTGGCAATATGGATACGGTAAACTACCGGAAGAGATGAAAGAAAATTATGCTTACAGCGAAATTTTAGGCCCCCGGGGGCTCATAAAATCCTCTGATATCGCAGTCGGGGTTGTGTTACTCGCTCCCGGGGCCCTTTATCATTATCACGAACATCCTGCTCTGACAGAATCGTACCTGAACTTATCCGGTTATTTTTCACAGAATGATCAGGCTGTCTACCCTCCGGAATCAATTGTCCTTAATAAGCCTGGAAAACCCCATAAAATCACAAATGATTCTTCTCAACCTTTGCTGTTAGCCTACATATGGACAGGCAGTAAAAAAGCAATATCGGAATCAAAGATGGTTTTTGACTAG
- a CDS encoding YhdH/YhfP family quinone oxidoreductase, which produces MSEKFKAMVISKQEDKFIREIKEKSIEELPEGDVLIKVHYSSLNFKDALSAIGNKGVTRNFPHTPGIDAAGIIQDSKDSTFKEGDEVLVTGFDLGMETDGGFGQFIRVPAEWVVKLPEGLSLRESMIFGTAGFTAGLSVFALAENNTTPEDGEVLVTGSTGGVGSMAIAILSQAGYDPVAVTGKKEKEDFLKELGAIRVISREEADDQSGKPMLKGVWGGAVDTVGGNILATAIKSTKYSGTVTTCGLTQSTEFTSSVFPFILRGVKLIGIDSVQLPMDRRLPVWDKLANEWKPDSFETLTNEIGLEEVSDNIDLILKGKLTGRTLINLWK; this is translated from the coding sequence ATGTCAGAAAAATTTAAAGCTATGGTGATCAGCAAACAGGAAGACAAATTTATCAGGGAAATTAAAGAGAAATCTATTGAAGAGCTGCCTGAAGGAGACGTTCTCATCAAGGTTCACTATTCTTCGCTGAACTTCAAAGATGCACTATCAGCAATAGGGAACAAGGGTGTCACAAGAAACTTTCCTCATACCCCCGGAATTGACGCTGCAGGTATCATCCAGGACTCAAAAGATTCAACATTTAAAGAAGGGGATGAAGTTTTAGTAACGGGATTCGACCTTGGGATGGAAACAGACGGCGGTTTTGGACAATTTATCAGAGTGCCTGCTGAATGGGTTGTAAAACTCCCCGAAGGTTTATCTCTGAGGGAAAGTATGATTTTTGGCACCGCGGGTTTTACCGCCGGTCTTTCTGTATTTGCCCTTGCTGAAAACAATACGACACCGGAAGATGGAGAAGTTTTGGTGACAGGCTCAACCGGCGGTGTCGGCTCAATGGCAATCGCAATACTGTCCCAGGCGGGCTATGATCCCGTAGCCGTGACGGGTAAAAAAGAAAAAGAAGATTTTCTTAAAGAGCTCGGAGCTATAAGAGTAATCAGCAGGGAAGAAGCTGACGATCAAAGCGGAAAACCGATGCTTAAAGGCGTATGGGGGGGCGCTGTGGATACCGTGGGCGGTAATATCCTTGCCACAGCAATAAAAAGCACAAAATACTCAGGAACTGTTACCACGTGCGGTTTAACACAATCCACCGAATTCACATCCAGTGTATTCCCGTTTATACTAAGAGGAGTAAAACTTATCGGTATAGATTCTGTACAGCTGCCAATGGACAGAAGACTGCCTGTTTGGGACAAATTGGCAAACGAGTGGAAGCCCGACTCCTTTGAAACCCTGACAAATGAAATCGGTCTGGAAGAGGTCAGCGACAACATAGATTTGATACTCAAAGGGAAATTGACAGGAAGAACATTAATAAATCTCTGGAAGTAA
- the galU gene encoding UTP--glucose-1-phosphate uridylyltransferase GalU: MEVRKAVLPVAGFGTRMLPATKSVAKEMITLIDKPLIHYAVLEAVESGIEQIIFVTSAGKSEIENYFDKSPNLELVLENSGKKELLEEVRNISDMCEFVSVRQKEQKGLGHAVYCARDVVGDEPFAVILPDDIMKYKTPVTKQLIDNFEETHAPVVALCKVEKKDAHKYGIIEIDKKVKDNFYKLKTMVEKPKTNPPSDMAIIGRYILTKEILDEIGNTKSGALGEIQLTDAINAVASKNAVYGYEYEGRRFDCGNKSGYLEAVVNFALEREDISADFKQILEAAGFKVNDGRL, encoded by the coding sequence ATGGAAGTAAGAAAAGCAGTGCTGCCTGTTGCTGGATTTGGGACCAGAATGCTTCCTGCTACCAAATCTGTGGCAAAAGAGATGATTACACTTATTGACAAGCCGTTAATTCATTATGCTGTTTTAGAGGCTGTGGAATCAGGAATTGAGCAGATAATTTTTGTTACAAGTGCAGGCAAAAGCGAAATAGAAAATTATTTTGATAAATCTCCGAATCTTGAGCTGGTTTTGGAAAACTCAGGTAAAAAAGAGCTGCTTGAAGAAGTAAGAAATATAAGCGATATGTGCGAATTTGTATCGGTAAGGCAGAAGGAACAGAAAGGGCTGGGACACGCCGTTTACTGTGCCCGGGACGTTGTTGGTGATGAGCCTTTTGCCGTGATTTTGCCCGATGATATTATGAAATACAAAACGCCTGTTACAAAGCAGCTTATAGATAATTTTGAAGAAACCCATGCTCCTGTTGTTGCACTTTGCAAAGTGGAAAAGAAAGATGCCCATAAATATGGGATTATCGAAATAGACAAAAAAGTAAAAGATAATTTTTATAAACTAAAGACAATGGTTGAAAAACCTAAAACAAATCCGCCTTCGGATATGGCTATTATCGGCAGGTATATACTTACCAAAGAGATACTCGATGAAATTGGCAATACGAAATCCGGAGCACTGGGAGAAATCCAGCTGACGGACGCCATAAATGCTGTGGCGTCAAAAAATGCTGTATACGGTTACGAATATGAGGGCAGACGGTTTGACTGCGGTAATAAATCCGGTTATCTGGAGGCTGTTGTAAACTTTGCTCTGGAAAGGGAAGATATTTCCGCAGACTTTAAACAAATACTTGAAGCAGCCGGTTTTAAGGTGAATGATGGAAGACTTTGA
- the amrB gene encoding AmmeMemoRadiSam system protein B has product MYRDTVVSGLFYPSDKNKIISFIESNKGSETAQEAKMIIVPHAGYVFSGATVVKTISRIKLPKNIILLGPNHTGAGGRIAVYPGGKWSCPLGDVPVNENMVEKLMDKGFESDRLAHVKEHSLEVQLPILKYFRDDLNIVPIAFKGLGFEDCRNAGKVLKDLVSETDSMIVVSSDFNHFEDLETTNEKDFDAINRILDLDSKGLYDTVLSKNISMCGIIPTVVALESLDNKENLKASLVEHTTSAETSGDASQVVGYAGIIIS; this is encoded by the coding sequence ATGTACAGGGATACAGTTGTAAGCGGTCTTTTTTATCCTTCTGACAAAAATAAAATAATATCTTTTATTGAGTCAAATAAAGGCAGCGAAACGGCTCAGGAAGCAAAAATGATTATTGTACCTCATGCCGGTTATGTTTTTTCCGGTGCTACAGTTGTTAAAACAATTTCAAGGATTAAGCTGCCCAAAAATATAATTTTACTGGGACCGAACCATACAGGGGCGGGCGGCAGGATTGCCGTGTATCCCGGAGGTAAATGGAGCTGCCCGCTGGGTGATGTCCCCGTGAATGAAAATATGGTGGAAAAGCTCATGGACAAAGGTTTTGAGTCAGACCGGTTAGCCCATGTGAAGGAGCATTCCCTGGAAGTTCAGCTTCCTATCTTAAAATATTTCAGGGACGACTTGAATATTGTCCCTATTGCTTTTAAAGGCTTAGGCTTTGAAGACTGCAGAAATGCGGGGAAAGTTTTGAAAGATTTGGTTAGTGAGACTGATTCAATGATAGTTGTAAGTTCGGATTTCAACCATTTCGAAGATCTTGAAACAACGAATGAGAAAGATTTTGATGCCATCAACCGCATCCTTGATTTGGACAGCAAGGGGCTTTATGACACTGTTTTGAGCAAAAACATATCGATGTGCGGTATTATCCCCACCGTTGTTGCTTTGGAGTCACTTGATAACAAAGAAAATCTGAAGGCTTCACTTGTGGAGCATACAACAAGTGCGGAGACGAGCGGTGATGCGTCGCAAGTTGTGGGTTATGCAGGGATAATTATAAGTTAG
- the lon gene encoding endopeptidase La, with protein MKSGREKEVENVNENLEIPEILPLLPVRDMVVFPYMVLPLYVGRDASIAAVDEALSGERMIFLSSQKNAEIEEPDVQDIYKIGTAALILRMLKLPDGRVKILVQGLKRAEIDSYAQEDPFYKVKLNLIEESEPEEGLKSEALVRHVKEQLSKAVNLGKPLLPDLLAVIETINEPGKLADIIAANLGLKAEESQVILEEIEAEKRLEKVNEFLNREISILEVQQQIMNDAKGEIDKSQREYFLKEQMRAIKKELGEEDDISKEVEELQEKIRKAKMPKKVREEAEKQLGRFSRMHPDSAEATVVRSYLEWLVELPWSKSSKDNLNIKHAKKILDEDHYGLDEVKDRILDFLAVRKLNKKMKSPILCFVGPPGVGKTSLGKSIARAMNREFFRMSLGGTRDEAEIRGHRRTYIGALPGKIIQGIKNTDKNNPVFMLDEIDKLGMDFRGDPSSALLEVLDPEQNSSFVDHYLGVPFDLSRVFFITTANYLDPIPPALKDRMEVIRIPGYTEDEKIKIAENYLIPRQIKENGLGEKKVQFSRKAIFEIIDGYTRESGLRNLERTIGKICRKIARKVAEGDGKETFRITPKTVEKFLGPRKFEDEEELKTNEVGIVTGLAWTPYGGEVLFVECNKYKGKGNMVVTGQLGDIMKESAKAAFTAVKSLAEKYEIDEKMFSDYDIHIHVPAGAIPKDGPSAGITMATAIFSIFTGKKVRKDVAMTGEITISGKVLPIGGLKEKLLAAKRIGVAKVIIPKKNKKDLVNVPANVKNSLEIVAVEKFDEVLQHTF; from the coding sequence TTGAAATCAGGGAGGGAAAAAGAAGTGGAAAATGTTAATGAAAATTTAGAAATTCCTGAGATACTTCCGTTACTGCCTGTCAGAGACATGGTGGTATTTCCATATATGGTTCTTCCTCTTTATGTCGGCAGAGATGCCAGTATTGCAGCAGTGGATGAAGCATTGAGCGGAGAGAGAATGATATTTCTTTCTTCTCAGAAAAACGCTGAAATTGAAGAGCCTGATGTTCAGGATATCTACAAAATAGGAACCGCTGCACTTATTTTGCGTATGCTGAAACTGCCTGACGGCAGAGTGAAAATACTTGTTCAGGGGCTAAAACGTGCAGAAATTGACAGTTATGCTCAGGAAGATCCTTTTTACAAGGTGAAACTCAATCTGATAGAGGAGAGTGAGCCGGAAGAAGGGTTAAAATCTGAAGCTCTTGTACGTCATGTGAAGGAACAGTTGTCCAAAGCCGTTAATCTTGGAAAACCGCTTTTGCCTGACCTGTTGGCTGTGATTGAAACAATCAATGAGCCGGGCAAATTGGCCGATATTATAGCGGCTAATCTTGGTTTGAAAGCTGAGGAATCTCAGGTGATTCTGGAAGAGATTGAAGCTGAAAAAAGGCTGGAGAAGGTTAATGAATTTTTAAACAGAGAAATTTCAATTCTCGAAGTCCAGCAGCAGATAATGAATGATGCCAAGGGTGAAATCGATAAAAGTCAGAGGGAATATTTTCTGAAAGAACAGATGAGGGCAATCAAGAAAGAACTCGGTGAAGAGGATGATATCAGTAAAGAGGTTGAAGAGCTTCAGGAAAAAATCAGAAAGGCTAAAATGCCCAAAAAAGTCAGGGAAGAAGCTGAAAAGCAGCTGGGCAGGTTTTCCCGAATGCATCCTGATTCCGCCGAAGCAACAGTTGTCCGGAGTTATCTGGAGTGGCTGGTGGAACTCCCCTGGTCTAAATCCAGTAAGGATAATCTCAACATAAAGCATGCCAAAAAAATCCTGGATGAAGATCACTACGGGCTTGATGAGGTAAAAGACAGAATACTTGATTTCCTTGCCGTCCGTAAACTTAATAAAAAAATGAAAAGCCCCATTCTATGTTTTGTTGGCCCTCCGGGAGTCGGTAAAACATCCCTGGGGAAGTCAATTGCCAGAGCTATGAACAGGGAGTTTTTTAGAATGTCACTCGGCGGAACCCGTGATGAAGCTGAAATAAGAGGGCACAGAAGGACATACATAGGCGCTCTGCCCGGTAAAATAATCCAGGGGATAAAAAATACAGACAAAAACAATCCGGTTTTTATGCTTGATGAAATTGATAAGCTGGGTATGGATTTCAGAGGCGATCCTTCCTCCGCTCTGCTGGAAGTGCTTGATCCGGAACAGAACAGTTCTTTTGTGGATCACTATCTTGGAGTGCCTTTTGATTTGTCCCGTGTATTTTTTATTACCACAGCCAATTATCTTGATCCCATACCGCCTGCATTAAAGGATAGGATGGAGGTTATCAGGATACCGGGTTATACGGAGGATGAAAAAATAAAGATAGCCGAAAACTATCTTATTCCCAGACAAATAAAAGAAAACGGACTGGGTGAAAAGAAAGTTCAGTTTAGCAGGAAAGCAATATTTGAAATTATAGACGGCTACACCAGAGAGTCAGGTCTCAGGAATCTGGAAAGGACCATAGGAAAAATCTGCAGAAAGATTGCCAGAAAGGTTGCCGAAGGTGACGGAAAAGAAACATTCAGAATTACTCCTAAGACTGTTGAAAAATTTTTGGGTCCCAGAAAATTTGAGGATGAGGAAGAACTTAAAACAAATGAAGTTGGTATAGTCACAGGTCTTGCATGGACGCCGTATGGCGGAGAGGTTTTATTTGTTGAGTGCAATAAGTACAAAGGCAAAGGGAATATGGTTGTTACCGGTCAGCTGGGAGATATTATGAAAGAATCGGCAAAAGCCGCTTTTACAGCCGTTAAGTCTCTTGCTGAAAAATATGAAATTGATGAAAAAATGTTTTCCGATTATGATATACACATCCACGTACCTGCCGGAGCAATTCCGAAGGACGGTCCTTCCGCAGGAATAACAATGGCTACAGCAATTTTTTCCATATTTACAGGTAAAAAGGTGCGTAAAGATGTGGCAATGACCGGTGAAATCACCATTTCGGGCAAAGTGCTGCCTATAGGCGGACTGAAGGAGAAACTTCTTGCTGCAAAAAGAATAGGTGTGGCTAAGGTTATTATCCCGAAAAAGAATAAAAAGGACCTTGTGAACGTGCCGGCAAATGTTAAAAACAGCCTGGAAATAGTTGCTGTGGAAAAATTTGATGAAGTTCTGCAACATACTTTTTAA
- a CDS encoding Hsp20/alpha crystallin family protein, translating into MMEDFDPANKIVLVHGIISDKIGKLIDYSEKMKRSISETSIPLMDIIDTGENLEIFAELPGVKLDDFNVLLYEEYLIIEGSKIADKPDCKVTFFRMERTFTPFRRIVRLPHEVDENDISAKLKDGVLIIKIKRK; encoded by the coding sequence ATGATGGAAGACTTTGATCCTGCAAACAAAATTGTTTTGGTGCACGGAATTATCAGCGATAAAATAGGTAAATTAATCGACTATTCCGAAAAGATGAAGCGGAGCATCAGTGAAACCAGCATTCCCCTTATGGATATTATTGATACGGGAGAGAATCTCGAAATTTTTGCTGAACTTCCCGGAGTTAAGCTTGATGATTTTAATGTTTTACTGTATGAAGAATATCTTATTATCGAAGGGAGTAAAATTGCTGACAAACCTGACTGCAAGGTAACATTTTTCAGGATGGAGAGAACATTTACCCCTTTCAGAAGAATAGTCAGACTTCCCCATGAAGTGGATGAGAATGATATTTCTGCAAAACTGAAAGACGGCGTACTGATAATAAAAATAAAAAGGAAATGA
- a CDS encoding DUF2062 domain-containing protein, with product MKFKDKLLLIVSLDRPPLVISLSSAIGVMIGVSPYIGLHTVMAVGASYIFRLPLYPLILGAYINNPLTLVIIYGFCYKVGKFFLQSETDLSIDWQNLSYMDFWVNLKAFFWPFFVGTHIMALFAGIITFFFIYAAIKIYKKNSD from the coding sequence ATAAAATTCAAAGATAAGCTTTTACTGATAGTAAGCTTAGACAGGCCCCCACTTGTTATTTCCCTTTCTTCGGCAATAGGGGTTATGATCGGTGTGTCTCCTTATATAGGATTGCACACTGTTATGGCTGTGGGGGCGTCTTATATTTTCCGCCTTCCCCTGTACCCGCTGATTTTAGGAGCATATATTAATAATCCGCTTACACTGGTAATTATTTACGGATTTTGCTACAAGGTAGGCAAATTTTTTCTCCAAAGTGAAACCGATCTCTCAATAGACTGGCAAAACTTATCATATATGGATTTTTGGGTGAATCTGAAAGCTTTTTTCTGGCCGTTTTTTGTGGGGACACATATTATGGCTCTCTTTGCAGGAATCATTACGTTCTTTTTTATATACGCTGCCATTAAAATTTACAAAAAGAATTCAGATTGA
- a CDS encoding DMT family transporter has product MNPADRTKGFALVMLAAVLWGTTGTSQGLAPAEVSSSVIGALRILLGGIVLFLYAFYKGGFSKTEKWPFLITSFGILSVAAYQLTFFYGVRYAGVAIGTMVGIGSGPISAGILAFLFYNEKLSKKWMISTLIGIIGLVLTTYGSRGSGLNYNVFGIILSIGAGFFYASYTMVSKKLLETNDVNAVMAVLFLGGALLLTPFLFIYDVAPLLNPGGIIIIIHLGVIATGVSYFFFARGLKLIKVSETATLSLAEPLTATLLGILVLHESPSFLSFLGVFFIFAGLCVLSIQRRQRTEDR; this is encoded by the coding sequence ATGAATCCTGCCGACAGAACAAAAGGCTTTGCTCTTGTCATGCTTGCCGCCGTATTGTGGGGAACCACAGGTACTTCTCAGGGGCTTGCACCTGCTGAAGTGAGTTCCTCCGTTATCGGGGCGCTCAGGATTTTGCTGGGAGGAATTGTTCTTTTTCTCTATGCATTTTATAAGGGAGGCTTCTCAAAGACTGAGAAATGGCCTTTTCTGATTACATCATTCGGTATTTTATCTGTTGCTGCCTACCAGCTTACTTTTTTTTACGGTGTGCGGTATGCCGGAGTTGCCATCGGAACTATGGTGGGTATCGGCAGCGGTCCCATATCGGCGGGTATTCTTGCTTTTCTCTTTTATAATGAAAAGCTCAGCAAAAAATGGATGATATCCACACTTATCGGAATAATCGGTCTGGTATTGACGACTTATGGATCGAGGGGAAGCGGACTTAATTATAATGTGTTCGGCATTATACTTAGCATTGGAGCGGGTTTTTTTTACGCCTCCTATACCATGGTAAGTAAAAAGCTTCTGGAAACAAATGATGTAAATGCAGTCATGGCGGTATTGTTTCTGGGCGGAGCTTTGCTTCTGACACCGTTTTTATTTATTTATGATGTTGCTCCTCTTCTCAATCCAGGAGGAATTATTATCATTATACATTTAGGTGTAATTGCAACCGGTGTGTCGTATTTCTTTTTTGCAAGAGGATTAAAACTGATAAAAGTTTCAGAAACTGCGACACTGTCACTGGCTGAACCGCTTACTGCAACTCTACTCGGTATTCTTGTCCTGCATGAATCTCCTTCATTTTTAAGTTTTCTGGGTGTATTTTTTATTTTTGCCGGTTTGTGTGTGCTGTCGATACAAAGAAGACAGAGGACAGAGGATAGATAA
- a CDS encoding PAS domain S-box protein, with protein sequence MKRDDGIEKTKRELQERVKELNCLYHISELINKKSSNTEDTLQSVVDYLPEGWQYPELACARLVVGEKEFKSANFNTTQWKQEADILVENQRVGCLEIFYLQKMPEADEGPFLVYERKLLNNIADMLGKYIERNRTVKSLREREKNFRLILNSIGDAVIVTDTKGAIVQMNPVAESLTGWTLSEVTNKPFDEVFNIVNAYSGKKVENPVNKVLQTGSVVGLANNTKLISKDGCEYQIADSASPVVDESGNVNGVVLVFRDVSESYKMWEDLIESENRFRQIYEHLPTGVVRVSLDFIIENANEAYCSMLGYTEAELIGMHLREITHPEVLEENLEKQRLLAEGKIEHYRMEKKFIHKSGQIVYGILDANLIRDSYGNPSYFLGSVNDITERKETEEKLRRSEKKFRDIFNNSADSIFIHDLKGNILEINDVACERMGYSREEMLKLSVLDIDSPDTVHLAFKRIRKIKEDGEYTFEAVHRRKDGSVFPVEVNSRFIEYGNDTAVLSIVRDISERKKMEEEMNKAQKLESLGTLAAGIAHDFNNLFMALFGNISLAKMKLPANHPAIESLNSAETAMDRATSLSNKLLTFSKGGEPVKKVFNVGELVKELVEFDLSGSNVRAEIEKEDDLWKAEVDKNQFQQVVTGIVVNAKEAMPQGGTLTVKMENVPINDNYVAELESGDYIKISFSDEGKGIERENLDKIFDPFFTTKKFGSGLGLSTAYSIMKKHHGCIKVESEPGKGSTFILYLPAADFDDWD encoded by the coding sequence ATGAAGCGGGATGACGGTATTGAAAAAACAAAAAGAGAGCTTCAGGAAAGAGTTAAAGAACTTAACTGCCTTTATCATATTTCTGAATTAATAAATAAAAAGAGCTCAAATACTGAAGATACGTTGCAATCTGTAGTGGATTATTTACCAGAAGGCTGGCAGTACCCGGAATTGGCCTGTGCACGGCTTGTTGTAGGGGAAAAAGAATTTAAATCTGCAAATTTTAATACTACACAATGGAAACAGGAAGCGGATATTTTGGTTGAAAATCAACGGGTAGGTTGTTTGGAGATATTTTATTTGCAAAAAATGCCGGAGGCTGATGAAGGCCCTTTTCTAGTATACGAGCGTAAACTGCTTAATAATATTGCAGATATGCTCGGAAAATATATTGAGAGAAACCGGACTGTCAAATCTTTGCGGGAAAGAGAAAAAAATTTCAGACTCATCCTTAATTCCATAGGAGATGCTGTTATTGTAACAGATACAAAGGGTGCTATTGTTCAGATGAACCCTGTCGCCGAATCTTTAACGGGTTGGACCTTATCGGAGGTTACTAATAAACCGTTTGATGAAGTCTTTAACATTGTGAACGCTTATAGCGGTAAAAAGGTTGAGAATCCGGTGAATAAAGTTTTGCAGACAGGTTCTGTGGTGGGTTTGGCTAATAATACCAAGTTAATTTCAAAAGACGGCTGTGAATATCAGATAGCTGATTCGGCTTCACCTGTAGTGGATGAATCGGGGAACGTAAACGGTGTTGTTCTGGTATTCCGGGATGTAAGCGAAAGTTATAAAATGTGGGAAGATCTGATTGAGAGTGAAAACCGTTTCCGTCAGATTTATGAGCATTTACCAACCGGTGTTGTCAGAGTTTCTCTGGACTTTATAATAGAAAATGCAAATGAGGCTTATTGCAGTATGCTGGGCTATACGGAAGCTGAATTGATAGGTATGCATCTGAGGGAGATTACGCACCCTGAAGTGTTGGAAGAAAACCTGGAGAAGCAACGTTTGCTGGCTGAGGGTAAAATAGAACACTACAGAATGGAAAAGAAATTTATTCATAAGTCCGGACAAATTGTTTACGGTATTCTGGATGCCAATCTTATCAGGGATTCCTACGGCAATCCGTCTTATTTTCTCGGTAGTGTCAATGATATCACCGAAAGAAAAGAAACTGAGGAAAAGCTGAGAAGAAGTGAAAAAAAGTTCAGGGATATTTTCAATAATTCTGCGGATTCAATATTTATTCACGATTTAAAGGGCAATATCCTTGAAATAAACGATGTAGCCTGTGAGCGTATGGGTTACAGCAGAGAAGAGATGTTGAAATTGTCGGTACTGGATATCGATTCACCGGATACCGTTCATCTTGCTTTTAAGAGAATCAGAAAAATAAAAGAAGATGGAGAATACACTTTTGAAGCGGTTCACAGAAGAAAAGACGGCTCTGTATTTCCGGTGGAGGTCAATTCCCGCTTTATAGAATACGGTAATGATACAGCAGTATTAAGCATAGTTAGGGATATTTCCGAGCGTAAAAAGATGGAAGAGGAGATGAACAAAGCTCAGAAACTTGAAAGTCTTGGAACACTGGCTGCCGGTATTGCTCATGATTTTAACAACCTTTTTATGGCGCTGTTCGGTAATATTTCCTTAGCAAAAATGAAACTTCCCGCAAACCACCCTGCTATAGAATCTCTGAATTCTGCAGAAACGGCAATGGATAGAGCTACCAGTCTTTCCAACAAACTTTTGACTTTTTCCAAAGGAGGCGAGCCGGTAAAAAAGGTTTTTAATGTGGGAGAACTTGTGAAAGAGCTGGTGGAGTTTGATCTGTCAGGCAGCAATGTGAGGGCAGAAATAGAAAAAGAAGATGATCTGTGGAAAGCTGAAGTGGATAAAAATCAGTTTCAACAGGTTGTTACAGGTATTGTGGTGAATGCAAAGGAAGCTATGCCACAAGGCGGAACATTAACGGTTAAAATGGAAAATGTCCCAATCAATGACAATTACGTTGCCGAGCTTGAGTCCGGGGATTATATTAAAATAAGTTTTTCAGATGAAGGAAAAGGGATTGAAAGGGAGAATCTTGATAAAATATTTGATCCTTTTTTTACCACAAAAAAATTCGGTTCAGGGCTGGGACTCTCCACAGCATATTCTATTATGAAGAAACATCATGGTTGTATAAAAGTTGAATCGGAGCCGGGTAAAGGTTCTACATTTATCCTGTATCTGCCGGCTGCGGATTTTGATGATTGGGATTAA